GTTAATGCTGTATTATCAACTCTTATAGATTATTTAAAACCTGATATCATATAAAGAAAGAGGGGAATTAAAATGGCTGATGTAGAAAGAAAAAAAGCATTGGATGCAGCGCTTTTGCAAATTGAAAAGCAGTTTGGTAAAGGTGCAATAATGCGTCTTGGGCAAAATGCAAATATGAGTGTTGAGGTTATTCCTACAGGTATTTTATCAGTTGATATTGCAACAGGTGTAGGTGGAGTTCCAAGAGGAAGAATTGTTGAGATTTACGGTCAGGAATCTTCAGGTAAAACAACAGTTGCTCTTCATATTATAGCAGAAACTCAGAGAATGGGTGGAGAAGCGGCATTTATAGATGCTGAACACGCTCTTGACCCTGTATATGCAGAACAGTTAGGTGTTGATATTGATGCTCTGTTGGTTTCTCAGCCTGATAACGGAGAACAGGCATTGGAAATTGCAGAAGCACTTATAAGAAGTAATGCCATTGATATTATAGTTATCGACTCAGTAGCAGCCCTTGTTCCAAAGGACGAAATTGACGGGGAAATGACCGATATCAAAATGGGGCTTCACGCAAGACTTATGTCTAAAGCGATGAGAAAATTAACAAGTGTTATAAGTAAATCGAAAACAACTGCAATATTTATAAACCAGTTAAGAGAAAAAATGTCAACAGGTTTTTCATACGGGCCTACCGAAACTACTACAGGAGGAAAAGCGCTTAAATTTTATGCTTCTATGAGAATGGAAGTTAAAAGAATTGAAGCGATAAAAGATGGTGGCGAATTAAAAGGTAACCGTGTAAAAGTAAAAATGGTTAAAAATAAAGTT
This genomic stretch from Clostridia bacterium harbors:
- the recA gene encoding recombinase RecA, giving the protein MADVERKKALDAALLQIEKQFGKGAIMRLGQNANMSVEVIPTGILSVDIATGVGGVPRGRIVEIYGQESSGKTTVALHIIAETQRMGGEAAFIDAEHALDPVYAEQLGVDIDALLVSQPDNGEQALEIAEALIRSNAIDIIVIDSVAALVPKDEIDGEMTDIKMGLHARLMSKAMRKLTSVISKSKTTAIFINQLREKMSTGFSYGPTETTTGGKALKFYASMRMEVKRIEAIKDGGELKGNRVKVKMVKNKVSPPFKEGEFDLMFGQGASKSGCLIDYAVKGDIIQKSGAWFNYGDIKIGQGRENAKKFIEENIDIYNEIEEKVRAMFIEKGADLTE